The Streptomyces laurentii genome contains a region encoding:
- a CDS encoding radical SAM domain-containing protein (FeS/SAM binding site;~Radical SAM superfamily. Enzymes ofthis family generate radicals by combining a 4Fe-4S cluster and S-adenosylmethionine (SAM) in close proximity. They are characterized by aconserved CxxxCxxC motif, which coordinates the conserved iron-sulfur cluster; cd01335;~identified by MetaGeneAnnotator; putative;~menaquinone biosynthesis protein, SCO4550 family; TIGR03699;~radical SAM domain-containing protein [Streptomyces griseoflavus Tu4000]) — translation MTEKAELQSVLDRAAAGGRITPEEALDLYRSAPLHALGAAADAVRRRRYAGTEHIATYIIERNINYTNVCVTACKFCAFYAAPKDTKKGWTRDLDDILRRCAETVELGGTQIMFQGGHHPDYGVEYYEQHFSAIKKEFPQLVIHSLGASEVEHMARISGVSVDEAITRIHAAGLDSFAGAGAELLPARPRKAIAPLKESGERWLEIMEIAHKLGVESTSTMLMGTGETNAERIEHLRMIRDTQDRTGGFRAFIPYTYQPENNHLKGRTQATLFEYLRMIAIARIFLDNVAHIQGSWLTTGKEVGQLSLHYGADDLGSIMLEENVVSSAGAKHRSNRLEIIDLIRKAGRVPAQRSTTYEHLVVHDDPANDPVDERVVSHISSIAIEGGTAHPELKLLDAN, via the coding sequence GTGACCGAGAAGGCCGAACTCCAGTCCGTTCTCGACCGCGCCGCCGCGGGTGGCCGGATCACTCCCGAGGAGGCGCTCGACCTGTACCGTTCGGCGCCGCTGCACGCGCTCGGCGCCGCCGCCGACGCCGTGCGCCGCCGTCGCTACGCGGGCACCGAGCACATCGCGACGTACATCATCGAGCGCAACATCAACTACACGAACGTCTGTGTGACGGCGTGCAAGTTCTGCGCCTTCTACGCCGCGCCGAAGGACACCAAGAAGGGCTGGACCCGCGACCTCGACGACATCCTGCGCCGCTGCGCGGAGACCGTGGAGCTGGGCGGCACCCAGATCATGTTCCAGGGCGGCCACCACCCGGACTACGGGGTCGAGTACTACGAGCAGCACTTCTCGGCCATCAAGAAGGAGTTCCCGCAGCTGGTCATCCACTCCCTCGGCGCGTCCGAGGTCGAGCACATGGCCCGCATCTCCGGTGTCTCCGTCGACGAGGCCATCACCCGCATCCACGCGGCCGGTCTCGACTCCTTCGCCGGTGCCGGCGCCGAGCTGCTGCCCGCGCGGCCGCGCAAGGCGATCGCCCCGCTGAAGGAGAGCGGCGAGCGCTGGCTGGAGATCATGGAGATCGCCCACAAGCTGGGTGTCGAGTCCACCTCCACCATGCTCATGGGCACCGGCGAGACCAACGCCGAGCGGATCGAGCACCTGCGGATGATCCGCGACACGCAGGACCGGACGGGCGGCTTCCGGGCCTTCATCCCCTACACGTACCAGCCGGAGAACAACCACCTGAAGGGCCGCACCCAGGCGACCCTGTTCGAGTACCTGCGCATGATCGCCATCGCGCGGATCTTCCTCGACAACGTGGCCCACATCCAGGGCTCCTGGCTCACCACCGGCAAGGAGGTCGGCCAGCTGTCCCTGCACTACGGCGCGGACGACCTCGGCTCGATCATGCTGGAGGAGAACGTGGTCTCCTCGGCGGGCGCCAAGCACCGCTCGAACCGCCTGGAGATCATCGACCTCATCCGCAAGGCCGGGCGCGTGCCGGCCCAGCGCTCCACCACGTACGAGCACCTCGTCGTGCACGACGACCCGGCGAACGACCCGGTCGACGAGCGCGTCGTCTCGCACATCTCGTCCATCGCGATCGAGGGCGGCACCGCCCACCCCGAACTGAAGCTGCTCGACGCGAACTGA
- a CDS encoding hypothetical protein (identified by MetaGeneAnnotator; putative;~sequence version:1) translates to MLTLHTADLLLPGGDGAPVPGGAVLVDGAVIGAVGPYDELAAAHPTARTRRWPGLLTRALLNPYGPELLEQAYHPDPREADDFAHGTDPVTGPDLERLALDDTRWGAGARRGLQRMLAHGTVAVGFPPEGPVRPSVREALRRSGLVTGTRAAVPPGVPALDPYASGAPVTHLHHLVPRNHARFAVFDVRDEAELAARGAGTCVATVLDGRLVFRRR, encoded by the coding sequence ATGCTGACGCTGCACACGGCGGATCTGCTGCTGCCCGGCGGGGACGGGGCGCCCGTTCCCGGCGGGGCGGTGCTGGTCGACGGGGCGGTGATCGGCGCCGTCGGCCCGTACGACGAACTGGCCGCCGCCCATCCGACGGCGCGGACGCGCCGCTGGCCGGGCCTGCTGACCCGGGCGCTGCTCAACCCGTACGGCCCCGAGCTGCTGGAACAGGCCTACCACCCGGACCCGCGTGAGGCCGACGACTTCGCGCACGGCACCGATCCGGTGACCGGGCCGGACCTGGAGCGCCTCGCCCTGGACGACACCCGCTGGGGTGCCGGCGCGCGGCGCGGTCTTCAGCGGATGCTCGCCCACGGCACGGTCGCGGTCGGCTTCCCGCCGGAGGGGCCGGTGCGTCCCTCCGTCCGTGAGGCGCTACGGCGCTCCGGCCTGGTGACGGGTACGCGCGCCGCCGTCCCGCCCGGGGTGCCCGCACTCGACCCGTACGCCTCGGGTGCTCCGGTGACCCACCTCCACCACTTGGTGCCGCGCAACCACGCCCGCTTCGCCGTGTTCGACGTACGCGACGAGGCGGAACTCGCGGCGCGCGGCGCGGGGACGTGTGTGGCCACCGTCCTCGACGGGCGGCTGGTCTTCCGCCGCCGGTAG
- a CDS encoding hypothetical protein (identified by MetaGeneAnnotator; putative;~sequence version:1): MPEPPGEGDHLRDRRPGRGPVTPRQLLAVVRDPRFTEPLRYADEYPVRKKDTPVRGG; this comes from the coding sequence GTGCCGGAACCCCCCGGCGAAGGAGACCACCTGCGAGACCGCCGGCCTGGGCGGGGGCCGGTCACACCGCGGCAACTGCTCGCGGTGGTGCGCGACCCGCGCTTCACCGAGCCGCTGCGGTACGCGGACGAGTACCCGGTGCGGAAGAAGGACACCCCGGTCCGGGGCGGGTGA
- a CDS encoding ubiquinone/menaquinone biosynthesis methyltransferase (Catalyzes the carbon methylation reaction in the biosynthesis of ubiquinone;~Methylase involved in ubiquinone/menaquinone biosynthesis [Coenzyme metabolism]; COG2226;~S-adenosylmethionine binding site [chemical binding];~S-adenosylmethionine-dependent methyltransferases (SAM or AdoMet-MTase), class I; AdoMet-MTases are enzymes that use S-adenosyl-L-methionine (SAM or AdoMet) as a substrate for methyltransfer, creating the product S-adenosyl-L-homocysteine (AdoHcy); cd02440;~identified by MetaGeneAnnotator; putative;~ubiquinone/menaquinone biosynthesis methyltransferase [Mycobacterium tuberculosis F11]), whose translation MFDAVAANYDLTNDVLSLGQDRRWRKEVAKAVDARPAQKILDLAAGTATSSQPFVRAGAYVVPCDFSLGMLQVGKQRHPWMPFTAGDGMRLPFKDDVFDAVTISFGLRNIQDTDAALRELYRVTKPGGRVVICEFSHATWKPFRTVYEEYLMRALPPVARAVSSNPDAYVYLAESIQAWPDQPTLAGKLTKAGWSKVAWRDLTGGIVALHRGFKA comes from the coding sequence ATGTTCGACGCCGTGGCGGCGAACTACGACCTCACCAACGACGTGCTCTCCCTCGGGCAGGACCGGCGCTGGCGCAAGGAGGTCGCGAAGGCGGTCGACGCGCGGCCCGCGCAGAAGATCCTCGACCTGGCGGCCGGGACGGCGACCTCCTCGCAGCCGTTCGTCCGCGCCGGGGCGTACGTCGTGCCCTGCGACTTCTCGCTCGGCATGCTCCAGGTGGGCAAGCAGCGCCACCCCTGGATGCCGTTCACCGCCGGTGACGGCATGCGGCTGCCGTTCAAGGACGACGTCTTCGACGCGGTCACGATCTCCTTCGGCCTGCGCAACATCCAGGACACGGACGCCGCGCTGCGCGAGCTGTACCGGGTGACGAAGCCCGGCGGCCGGGTCGTGATCTGCGAGTTCTCGCACGCGACGTGGAAGCCGTTCCGCACGGTGTACGAGGAGTACCTGATGCGCGCCCTGCCGCCGGTCGCGCGCGCCGTGTCGTCCAACCCCGACGCGTACGTCTACCTCGCCGAGTCCATCCAGGCCTGGCCCGACCAGCCGACCCTCGCGGGCAAGCTGACGAAGGCCGGCTGGTCGAAGGTCGCCTGGCGCGACCTGACGGGCGGGATCGTGGCCCTGCACCGGGGCTTCAAGGCGTAA
- a CDS encoding geranylgeranyl reductase (Geranylgeranyl reductase [Streptomyces venezuelae ATCC10712];~NAD(P)-binding Rossmann-like domain; pfam13450;~geranylgeranyl reductase family; TIGR02032;~identified by MetaGeneAnnotator; putative), translating to MTEQPLSEHSADVIVVGAGPAGSTTAYYLAKAGLDVLLLEKTAFPREKVCGDGLTPRATKQLVSMGIDISEEAGWLRNKGLRIIGGGVRLELDWPDLASYPDYGLVRKRDDFDEMLARQAQKAGARLYERCNVSGPVIDDRTGRITGVTAKLGEEKRQVTFSAPLVVAADGNSTRLSLAMGLHRREDRPMGVAVRTYFTTPRHQDDYLESWLELWDRRGPQDRLLPGYGWIFGMGDGTSNVGLGILDSSSAFRELDWREVLKAWCASMPEDWGFTPDNMTTPIRGAALPMAFNRQPHYTRGLLLVGDAGGLVNPFNGEGIAYAMESGQIAADVIVQAHARSTPAQRELALRNYPQILKDTYGGYYTLGRAFVKLIGNPKVMKIATQRGLTHPLLMKFTLKMLANLTDPTGGDAMDRIINGLSKVAPKA from the coding sequence GTGACCGAGCAGCCCCTGTCCGAGCACAGCGCAGACGTGATCGTCGTCGGGGCCGGCCCGGCGGGCTCCACCACCGCGTACTACCTGGCCAAGGCCGGACTCGACGTCCTGCTCCTGGAGAAGACCGCGTTCCCGCGCGAGAAGGTCTGCGGCGACGGTCTCACCCCGCGCGCCACCAAGCAGCTCGTGTCGATGGGCATCGACATCTCCGAAGAGGCCGGCTGGCTGCGCAACAAGGGCCTGCGGATCATCGGCGGCGGCGTCCGGCTCGAACTGGACTGGCCGGACCTCGCCTCGTACCCGGACTACGGACTCGTCCGCAAGCGCGACGACTTCGACGAGATGCTCGCCCGGCAGGCGCAGAAGGCCGGCGCGCGGCTGTACGAGCGCTGCAACGTCAGCGGTCCGGTCATCGACGACCGTACGGGCCGGATCACCGGCGTCACCGCGAAGCTCGGCGAGGAAAAGCGCCAGGTCACCTTCAGCGCGCCGCTCGTCGTCGCCGCCGACGGCAACTCGACCCGGCTGTCGCTCGCGATGGGCCTGCACCGGCGCGAGGACCGGCCGATGGGCGTCGCCGTCCGGACGTACTTCACCACCCCGCGCCACCAGGACGACTACCTGGAGTCCTGGCTGGAGCTGTGGGACCGGCGCGGCCCGCAGGACCGTCTGCTGCCCGGCTACGGCTGGATCTTCGGCATGGGCGACGGCACCTCCAACGTCGGTCTCGGCATCCTCGACTCCTCCTCCGCCTTCCGCGAGCTGGACTGGCGCGAGGTGCTGAAGGCGTGGTGCGCGTCGATGCCGGAGGACTGGGGCTTCACGCCGGACAACATGACCACCCCGATCCGCGGCGCGGCGCTGCCGATGGCCTTCAACCGGCAGCCGCACTACACCCGCGGGCTGCTGCTCGTCGGCGACGCGGGCGGCCTGGTCAACCCGTTCAACGGCGAGGGCATCGCGTACGCCATGGAGTCCGGCCAGATCGCGGCCGACGTCATCGTGCAGGCGCACGCCCGGTCCACTCCGGCGCAGCGCGAGCTGGCCCTGCGGAACTACCCGCAGATCCTCAAGGACACCTACGGCGGCTACTACACGCTGGGCCGCGCCTTCGTGAAGCTCATCGGCAACCCGAAGGTCATGAAGATCGCGACCCAGCGCGGCCTGACGCACCCGCTGCTGATGAAGTTCACGCTGAAGATGCTGGCCAACCTGACCGACCCGACGGGCGGCGACGCGATGGACCGCATCATCAACGGCCTGTCGAAGGTCGCTCCAAAAGCCTGA
- a CDS encoding hypothetical protein (identified by MetaGeneAnnotator; putative;~sequence version:1) — translation MVSKRLKIKAKSEGTLVLDAQGLSPHVDGDEGMRARIEVAQQSGRRVALSALTPLEVRRTGEAAKRLRFLLSRFDVKPVNDAVTDAAAKLLDVSGLDGHECLVDALVVATAALCPPPVLLVTSDKSHIPALCKAAEELPGSPKVKIVNV, via the coding sequence GTGGTAAGCAAGCGCCTCAAGATCAAGGCAAAGAGCGAGGGCACGCTCGTCCTGGACGCCCAGGGGCTTTCACCGCACGTCGACGGTGACGAGGGGATGCGCGCGCGCATCGAGGTCGCTCAGCAGAGCGGCCGGCGCGTGGCGCTGTCCGCACTGACGCCCTTGGAGGTGCGTCGGACAGGGGAAGCCGCCAAGCGACTCCGGTTCCTGCTGTCCCGGTTCGACGTGAAACCGGTCAACGACGCGGTGACGGACGCCGCGGCGAAGCTGCTGGACGTCTCGGGTCTTGACGGGCACGAGTGCCTCGTGGACGCACTCGTGGTGGCCACGGCCGCGCTCTGCCCACCCCCGGTGCTGCTCGTCACGTCCGACAAGTCACACATTCCGGCCCTGTGCAAGGCCGCCGAGGAGCTTCCCGGTTCACCGAAGGTGAAGATCGTCAACGTCTGA
- a CDS encoding hypothetical protein (identified by MetaGeneAnnotator; putative;~sequence version:1) translates to MSSHVAPQAVERAGKRSVSLAQSLIKEVEERAGKSGFSSVVAEALEEWLAAQKLREVVTADRKAFGPVSTEARRQAEQEW, encoded by the coding sequence ATGAGCAGTCACGTGGCACCCCAGGCCGTCGAGCGGGCCGGCAAGAGATCCGTGTCGCTCGCCCAGTCATTGATCAAGGAAGTCGAGGAACGTGCCGGCAAGAGCGGGTTCTCCTCCGTTGTGGCCGAAGCCCTGGAGGAATGGCTCGCCGCGCAGAAGCTTCGCGAGGTCGTGACCGCCGACCGCAAGGCGTTCGGCCCCGTCTCCACCGAAGCACGGCGGCAGGCGGAACAGGAGTGGTAA
- a CDS encoding NLP/P60 protein (Cell wall-associated hydrolases (invasion-associated proteins) [Cell envelope biogenesis, outer membrane]; COG0791;~NLP/P60 protein [Streptomyces sp. SirexAA- E];~NlpC/P60 family; pfam00877;~PFAM: NLP/P60 protein; KEGG: sgr:SGR_2985 putative NLP/P60-family protein;~Signal predicted by SignalP 3.0 HMM (Signal peptide probability 0.999) with cleavage site probability 0.992 at residue 46;~identified by MetaGeneAnnotator; putative), with protein sequence MSHTTAPIPSHRKPRRSATKLSLRAGVAGGVLSTIAVAGAATPASAESVTEATLEMPTLGALDTDIASAVSASAEANQQEALDQDLAAQEDAALQKAAKDAKKAKAEAERKAQAERAEKARADAEAKARASRDAQRAQLAQTTSYSASGSSSSSSTGASASSSSSSSQAATGTAASIVAFARAQVGDAYVPGGTGPNSWDCSGLVQAAYRQAGIDLPRVSSAQSMKGTAVSLSNLQPGDILYWGGRSSSYHVAIYVGGGKFVGAQNSSTGTVERSLDYDPPSGAVRIL encoded by the coding sequence ATGTCCCACACCACCGCTCCCATACCCAGCCACCGGAAGCCCCGCCGCAGCGCCACGAAGCTCTCGCTGCGGGCCGGAGTCGCCGGTGGCGTGCTCAGCACCATCGCGGTGGCCGGCGCCGCCACCCCGGCGTCCGCCGAGTCGGTGACCGAGGCGACCCTGGAGATGCCCACCCTGGGCGCCCTGGACACCGACATCGCCAGTGCCGTCTCCGCCTCCGCCGAGGCGAACCAGCAGGAGGCCCTGGACCAGGACCTGGCGGCCCAGGAGGACGCGGCCCTCCAGAAGGCCGCCAAGGACGCCAAGAAGGCGAAGGCGGAGGCCGAGCGCAAGGCCCAGGCCGAGCGCGCCGAGAAGGCCCGCGCCGACGCGGAGGCCAAGGCCCGCGCGTCCCGTGACGCCCAGCGCGCCCAGCTCGCGCAGACGACCTCGTACTCCGCTTCGGGTTCGTCCTCTTCTTCCTCCACCGGCGCCTCCGCCTCCTCCTCCAGCAGCAGCTCGCAGGCCGCCACCGGCACCGCCGCCTCGATCGTGGCCTTCGCCCGCGCCCAGGTCGGCGACGCGTACGTCCCCGGCGGCACCGGCCCCAACTCCTGGGACTGCTCCGGCCTCGTCCAGGCCGCGTACCGCCAGGCCGGCATCGACCTGCCGCGCGTCTCCAGCGCCCAGTCCATGAAGGGCACCGCCGTCTCGCTGAGCAACCTCCAGCCGGGCGACATCCTTTACTGGGGCGGCCGCAGCAGCTCGTACCACGTCGCGATCTACGTCGGCGGCGGCAAGTTCGTCGGCGCCCAGAACTCCTCGACCGGCACCGTCGAGCGCTCCCTCGACTACGACCCGCCGTCGGGCGCCGTCCGGATCCTCTGA
- a CDS encoding NADH dehydrogenase I subunit A (NADH dehydrogenase I subunit A [Amycolatopsis mediterranei U32];~NADH-ubiquinone/plastoquinone oxidoreductase, chain3; cl00535;~identified by MetaGeneAnnotator; putative): protein MNAYAPILVLGALGAGFAIFSVVMATLIGPKRYNRAKLEAYECGIEPTPTPAGGGRFPIKYYLTAMLFIVFDIEIVFLYPWAVTFDALGIFGLVEMLLFVLTVFVAYAYVWRRGGLEWD, encoded by the coding sequence GTGAATGCGTACGCGCCCATCCTCGTGCTCGGTGCCCTGGGAGCGGGGTTTGCGATCTTCTCCGTGGTCATGGCCACGCTCATCGGGCCAAAGCGGTACAACAGGGCAAAACTTGAGGCGTACGAGTGCGGCATCGAGCCCACCCCTACGCCGGCCGGAGGCGGTCGCTTCCCGATCAAGTACTACCTGACGGCGATGCTCTTCATCGTCTTCGACATCGAGATCGTCTTCCTCTACCCCTGGGCCGTCACCTTCGACGCCCTGGGGATTTTCGGGCTCGTGGAGATGCTGCTCTTCGTGCTCACCGTCTTCGTCGCCTACGCGTACGTGTGGCGGCGCGGCGGCCTGGAATGGGACTGA
- a CDS encoding NADH dehydrogenase subunit B (NADH dehydrogenase subunit B [Mycobacterium tuberculosis F11];~NADH ubiquinone oxidoreductase, 20 Kd subunit; cl15792;~The point of entry for the majority of electrons that traverse the respiratory chain eventually resulting in the reduction of oxygen;~identified by MetaGeneAnnotator; putative) — MGLEEKLPSGFLLTTVEQAAGWVRKSSVFPATFGLACCAIEMMTTGAGRYDLARFGMEVFRGSPRQADLMIVAGRVSQKMAPVLRQVYDQMPNPKWVISMGVCASSGGMFNNYAVVQGVDHVVPVDIYLPGCPPRPEMLMDAILKLHQKIQTSKLGVNAQEAAREAEEAALKALPTIEMKGLLR; from the coding sequence ATGGGACTCGAAGAGAAGCTGCCGAGCGGTTTTCTGCTGACCACCGTCGAACAGGCCGCGGGCTGGGTGCGGAAGTCCTCCGTCTTCCCCGCCACCTTCGGCCTCGCGTGCTGCGCCATCGAGATGATGACGACCGGCGCCGGCCGTTACGACCTGGCCCGGTTCGGCATGGAGGTCTTCCGCGGTTCGCCGCGGCAGGCGGATCTGATGATCGTGGCCGGCCGGGTCAGCCAGAAGATGGCGCCCGTGCTGCGGCAGGTCTACGACCAGATGCCGAACCCCAAGTGGGTCATCTCCATGGGCGTGTGCGCGTCCTCGGGCGGCATGTTCAACAACTACGCGGTGGTGCAGGGCGTCGACCACGTCGTGCCGGTCGACATTTATCTGCCGGGCTGCCCGCCGCGCCCGGAAATGCTGATGGACGCCATTCTCAAGCTCCACCAGAAGATCCAGACCTCCAAGCTCGGCGTGAACGCGCAGGAAGCGGCCCGTGAGGCGGAGGAAGCGGCGCTCAAGGCGCTGCCGACCATCGAGATGAAGGGTCTGCTCCGGTGA
- a CDS encoding NADH dehydrogenase subunit C (Catalyzes the transfer of electrons from NADH to quinone;~NADH dehydrogenase subunit C [Mycobacterium tuberculosis F11];~NADH dehydrogenase subunit C; Provisional;~Respiratory-chain NADH dehydrogenase, 30 Kd subunit; cl16917;~identified by MetaGeneAnnotator; putative) translates to MSDETPNPEKELSAQNLPGQRGDHGEEVRVQRGMFGANNGGDTSGYGGLVRPVRLPGAATRPYGGPHGGGAYGSFDEIADELEGALEEQGLVPSSAIDKTVVDRGELTFHIEREHLVRVARTLRDDPALRFELCMGVSGVHYPGDKGRELHAVYHLRSLTHGRTLRLEVSAPDADPRIPSIVPVYPTNDWHERETYDFFGIVFDGHPALTRIMMPDDWQGHPQRKDYPLGGIAVEYKGAQIPAPDQRRSYS, encoded by the coding sequence GTGAGCGACGAGACACCCAATCCCGAGAAGGAGCTGAGCGCTCAGAACCTGCCAGGCCAGCGCGGCGACCATGGCGAGGAGGTGCGCGTCCAGCGCGGCATGTTCGGCGCCAACAACGGCGGCGACACCTCGGGTTACGGCGGGCTCGTCCGCCCGGTGCGTCTGCCGGGGGCGGCCACCCGCCCGTACGGCGGCCCACACGGCGGAGGCGCATACGGATCCTTCGACGAGATCGCCGACGAGCTGGAAGGCGCCCTGGAGGAGCAGGGGCTGGTCCCTTCGAGCGCCATCGACAAGACGGTCGTCGACCGGGGCGAGCTGACCTTCCACATCGAGCGCGAGCACCTCGTCCGGGTCGCCCGCACCCTGCGCGACGACCCGGCGCTGCGCTTCGAGCTGTGCATGGGGGTCTCCGGGGTCCACTACCCGGGCGACAAGGGCCGCGAGCTGCACGCCGTCTACCACCTGCGCTCGCTCACCCACGGCCGCACGCTCCGCCTGGAGGTCTCGGCGCCCGACGCCGACCCGCGCATCCCGTCGATCGTCCCGGTCTATCCGACCAACGACTGGCACGAGCGCGAGACGTACGACTTCTTCGGCATCGTCTTCGACGGCCACCCCGCCCTGACCCGGATCATGATGCCGGACGACTGGCAGGGCCACCCGCAGCGCAAGGACTATCCGCTCGGCGGCATCGCCGTCGAGTACAAGGGCGCCCAGATCCCGGCTCCGGACCAGCGGAGGTCGTACTCGTGA